The proteins below are encoded in one region of Phycisphaerales bacterium:
- a CDS encoding SRPBCC family protein — protein MRAAELNFNPSEDSDQQSDHAQQNVGHAERALSAIGGGWLALKGLRRGGVSGVLIALAGAALVKRGVTGHCQVKQMVQEGRLPKLGFGQLGFGQSGFGQGREAKPADYFNHGIHVEEAVTVQAPAAQVYAFWRDFTNLAQFMKHVKSVEVLDEKRSHWVVEGPAGKDVEWDAEIINEEEGRLISWKSLPGAEVDNTGTVQFREAPAGRGTEVRVVLEYLPPAGKLGLAIAKAFGKTPGAQVRDDLRRLRQIIETGEVPTTEGQPRGEGKRGRVQTSMVENATRMMGNTDQHKPNQGARFARSEDQEQNKGDSQSGPARTRKQNQEPVGHAGDSSEEGGGE, from the coding sequence ATGAGAGCCGCGGAGCTCAACTTCAATCCGTCTGAAGATTCCGATCAACAGTCCGACCACGCCCAGCAGAACGTCGGCCACGCCGAGCGTGCCCTCTCCGCCATCGGCGGGGGCTGGCTCGCCCTCAAGGGCCTGCGCCGGGGCGGCGTCTCGGGGGTGCTCATCGCGCTCGCAGGGGCTGCACTCGTGAAGCGCGGCGTCACCGGACACTGCCAGGTCAAGCAGATGGTGCAGGAGGGTCGTCTGCCCAAGCTTGGCTTCGGCCAGTTGGGCTTCGGCCAGTCGGGCTTCGGCCAGGGGCGCGAGGCCAAGCCCGCCGACTACTTCAATCACGGCATCCACGTTGAGGAGGCGGTTACCGTGCAGGCCCCGGCCGCGCAGGTGTACGCCTTCTGGCGCGACTTCACCAACCTCGCCCAGTTCATGAAGCACGTGAAGTCGGTCGAGGTGCTCGACGAGAAGCGTTCGCACTGGGTCGTCGAGGGGCCCGCGGGCAAGGACGTGGAGTGGGACGCCGAGATCATCAACGAGGAAGAGGGCCGCCTTATCTCGTGGAAGTCCCTGCCAGGCGCGGAGGTTGACAACACTGGGACCGTTCAGTTCCGCGAGGCCCCCGCCGGGCGCGGCACCGAGGTCCGCGTTGTGCTCGAGTACCTCCCGCCCGCCGGCAAGCTCGGCCTGGCGATCGCCAAAGCCTTCGGCAAGACACCCGGCGCGCAGGTCCGCGATGACCTCCGCCGCCTCCGCCAGATCATCGAGACAGGCGAAGTGCCCACCACCGAGGGGCAGCCACGCGGCGAGGGCAAGCGCGGGCGCGTGCAGACCTCCATGGTCGAGAACGCTACCCGCATGATGGGCAACACCGACCAGCACAAGCCCAACCAGGGCGCCCGCTTCGCCCGCAGCGAGGACCAGGAGCAGAACAAGGGCGACAGCCAGTCCGGGCCCGCCCGCACCCGCAAGCAGAACCAGGAGCCCGTCGGGCACGCGGGGGACAGCTCTGAGGAAGGGGGCGGCGAGTGA
- a CDS encoding endonuclease/exonuclease/phosphatase family protein: MKNQLKRMLAGVAALSVGASALLLTACAGSNRPAVRPVTRITTPGDAGILLDGDTADWPSDVVITADPNYLYLRFSPGQAYTLQAANVTTSILLDVDADKGTGEGSSLAPFDQMGVDLELEFSPRQGAAIKNGVYAHTVDSQGRRTPIQIQDLDLTCTPTYAATWYELRISRTPENAGLLPRGGLLSSGRVTGVFATRDGNGKVTGYSDPFSADVGPASAGTVLGRADLPGKPAGAVRVMAYNVEKSGPLSQPEVFRRVFAAVRPDVVLISEWEQGDAESVQGWFAAMVGEGSWNVVKAPGDNASGGGVAVVSRWPLTPLLKNSVTRPGSDGNGTRPVRFIGATIVTPMGDVVAAATHLKCCGTMDSSEDRTRLAEAKAINAAVGAALAELPATTLRVIGGDFNLVGSRPPLDLLRAGLDSDGSDLSVAMPVVLGDRTVTTWRDPKSGFGPGRLDYLLFSDANAEVANAFVLDTWRLSDESLARIGLDRTDTEVSDHLPVIVDLMPRR; encoded by the coding sequence ATGAAGAACCAGCTGAAGCGGATGTTGGCGGGTGTGGCGGCTCTGAGTGTCGGTGCGTCGGCGCTGCTGCTGACAGCGTGCGCGGGCTCGAACCGGCCGGCGGTGCGCCCGGTGACGCGCATCACCACGCCGGGCGACGCGGGCATCCTGCTGGACGGGGATACCGCAGACTGGCCTTCGGACGTAGTGATCACGGCCGACCCGAACTATCTGTACCTGCGGTTCTCGCCCGGGCAGGCGTACACCCTCCAGGCGGCGAACGTCACGACGTCGATCCTCCTGGACGTCGATGCCGACAAGGGCACGGGCGAGGGCAGCTCTCTTGCCCCCTTCGACCAGATGGGTGTGGACCTCGAACTTGAGTTCTCGCCGCGCCAGGGCGCGGCCATCAAGAACGGCGTGTACGCGCACACGGTGGATTCGCAGGGCCGCCGCACGCCCATCCAAATCCAGGACCTCGACCTGACCTGCACGCCCACCTACGCGGCAACGTGGTACGAGCTGCGGATCTCCCGCACGCCGGAGAACGCCGGGCTGCTGCCGCGCGGCGGGCTGCTGTCGAGTGGGCGGGTGACAGGCGTGTTCGCGACGCGTGACGGCAACGGCAAGGTCACCGGTTACTCCGACCCGTTCAGCGCTGATGTGGGACCGGCGAGCGCAGGGACGGTGCTGGGGCGGGCCGACCTGCCCGGCAAGCCCGCGGGCGCGGTGCGGGTTATGGCGTACAACGTCGAGAAGAGCGGCCCGCTGAGCCAGCCGGAGGTGTTCCGGCGGGTCTTCGCGGCTGTGCGGCCCGATGTCGTCCTCATCAGCGAGTGGGAGCAGGGCGACGCCGAGAGCGTGCAGGGCTGGTTCGCCGCGATGGTGGGGGAGGGCTCCTGGAACGTGGTGAAGGCCCCCGGTGACAACGCTTCGGGCGGGGGTGTGGCGGTGGTGTCCCGCTGGCCGCTCACGCCCTTGCTGAAGAACTCCGTGACCCGCCCGGGCAGTGACGGCAACGGCACACGCCCGGTCCGCTTCATCGGCGCGACGATCGTGACGCCGATGGGCGATGTGGTCGCGGCGGCCACGCACCTCAAGTGCTGCGGCACCATGGACAGTTCAGAGGACCGCACGCGCCTGGCCGAAGCGAAGGCCATCAACGCGGCGGTCGGCGCGGCGCTGGCTGAGCTCCCGGCGACGACGCTGCGGGTGATCGGCGGGGACTTCAACCTGGTGGGCTCGCGTCCGCCGCTGGACCTGCTGCGTGCAGGGCTGGATTCGGATGGGAGCGACCTGTCGGTAGCGATGCCGGTCGTGCTGGGCGACCGCACGGTCACAACGTGGCGCGACCCCAAGAGCGGCTTCGGTCCCGGGCGGCTGGACTACCTGCTCTTCAGCGACGCCAACGCTGAGGTTGCGAACGCGTTCGTGCTCGACACCTGGAGGCTCAGTGATGAGTCGTTGGCGCGGATCGGGCTGGACCGCACCGACACCGAGGTGAGCGATCACCTGCCGGTCATCGTCGATCTCATGCCGCGTCGATGA
- a CDS encoding ShlB/FhaC/HecB family hemolysin secretion/activation protein produces MAQSLASRTPVCAQRRAVRMAWALVAGAGLAVSVCPVAMAQEEAPPAPAAAPSTVQSHRVTGIVIQYVTQNPQNPPAESLLDAAFEGVLTPDGWSAPAPQERTERLRLSDIPNLREQRFTDTGLTLLAPAVVTLLKNRGLGGVYVMPDPAQFRVEEGRVVDLRPEGETTVTLLVTLGTITEMHTVGIGERLPKDQTIDHPLHARVLERSPVVAGDLVYQETIDDYLYLLKRRPGRRADVALSAPGDEPGAVRLDYVVTENRPWLLFAQIANTGTESTSRLRERFGFIHNDLSNHDDILDIQYSTANFADTHQVQASYDRPFPGTDRWRWRVDGSWYQYTASDVGLPGLDFKGEGYTVGGSISWNFYQNGPTFLDLVGGVHWKHVEVENELAAIEGEDDFFVPSIALVLERNTEAVQTNGVVSLEGNISGVAGTSENLDPLGRSDADEDYYVLRGSINHDFYLEPYFDPYAESTGGLAHQIHLGATAQYAFDNRLIPNEQQPVGGLYTVRGYPESATAGDSVLIGTAEYRYHLPRNLSPEPVAGTFFGQPHRWRPQYQYGPTDWDLVFKAFIDAAHVENTDRFSFEADNNLLGAGIGVDLALTRRFNLRVDWGFALLDLENGDGSVDVDAGHNELSFVLTLIY; encoded by the coding sequence ATGGCTCAGTCATTGGCGAGCAGGACGCCGGTTTGTGCACAGCGGCGGGCGGTGAGGATGGCTTGGGCGCTGGTCGCGGGCGCTGGGCTGGCAGTCAGCGTGTGCCCCGTGGCGATGGCGCAGGAGGAGGCTCCGCCCGCTCCGGCCGCTGCACCCTCAACCGTGCAGAGTCACCGCGTCACCGGGATCGTCATCCAGTACGTGACGCAGAACCCGCAGAACCCGCCTGCGGAGTCGCTGCTCGACGCAGCGTTCGAGGGCGTGCTCACGCCCGACGGCTGGTCGGCGCCGGCCCCGCAGGAACGCACCGAGCGTTTACGCCTGAGCGATATCCCCAACCTGCGCGAGCAGCGGTTCACCGACACCGGCCTGACCCTGCTCGCACCGGCGGTGGTGACGCTGCTCAAAAACCGCGGCCTGGGCGGCGTGTACGTGATGCCCGACCCCGCGCAGTTCCGGGTTGAAGAGGGGCGCGTTGTTGACCTGCGGCCCGAGGGGGAGACCACCGTCACGCTGCTGGTCACCCTCGGCACGATCACCGAGATGCACACCGTGGGCATCGGTGAGCGGCTGCCCAAGGACCAGACCATCGACCACCCGCTGCACGCGCGCGTGCTCGAGCGCTCGCCGGTGGTGGCGGGCGATCTGGTCTACCAGGAGACCATCGACGACTACCTCTACCTGCTCAAGCGTCGGCCCGGCCGGCGGGCGGACGTGGCGCTGTCGGCCCCCGGCGATGAGCCCGGGGCCGTGCGGCTGGATTACGTGGTGACGGAGAACCGCCCGTGGCTGCTGTTCGCGCAGATCGCGAATACCGGCACGGAATCCACCAGCCGACTGCGCGAGCGTTTCGGCTTCATCCACAACGACCTCAGTAACCACGACGACATCCTTGACATCCAGTACAGCACCGCAAACTTTGCGGACACGCACCAGGTGCAGGCCTCGTACGACCGCCCCTTCCCGGGCACCGACCGCTGGCGCTGGCGAGTGGACGGCTCGTGGTACCAGTACACCGCGTCCGACGTCGGCCTGCCTGGCCTGGACTTCAAGGGCGAGGGCTACACCGTCGGCGGCTCCATTTCCTGGAACTTCTACCAGAACGGCCCCACGTTCCTGGACCTCGTCGGCGGCGTGCACTGGAAGCACGTCGAGGTCGAGAACGAACTCGCGGCCATCGAGGGCGAGGACGACTTCTTCGTCCCCTCTATCGCCCTGGTGCTGGAGCGAAATACCGAGGCCGTGCAGACCAACGGCGTCGTTTCGCTGGAGGGCAACATCAGCGGCGTCGCCGGCACGAGCGAGAACCTTGATCCTCTGGGACGCTCCGACGCGGACGAGGATTACTACGTCCTCCGCGGCTCGATCAACCACGACTTCTACCTCGAGCCCTACTTCGACCCTTACGCAGAGAGCACCGGCGGGCTCGCGCACCAGATCCACCTTGGGGCCACGGCTCAGTACGCCTTCGACAACCGCCTCATCCCCAACGAGCAGCAGCCCGTCGGCGGCCTGTACACCGTCCGCGGCTACCCCGAGAGCGCCACGGCCGGCGATTCAGTGCTCATCGGCACCGCCGAGTACCGCTACCACCTGCCGCGGAACCTGAGCCCTGAACCCGTGGCGGGCACGTTCTTCGGCCAGCCGCACCGCTGGCGCCCCCAGTACCAGTACGGCCCGACCGACTGGGACCTCGTTTTCAAGGCGTTCATTGACGCCGCCCACGTCGAGAACACCGATCGGTTTTCGTTCGAGGCTGATAACAACCTGCTGGGCGCCGGTATCGGCGTGGACCTCGCGCTCACCCGCCGCTTCAACCTGCGGGTGGACTGGGGCTTCGCGCTCCTGGACCTGGAAAACGGTGACGGCTCCGTTGACGTTGATGCCGGTCATAACGAGCTCTCCTTCGTTCTGACGCTGATCTACTGA
- a CDS encoding filamentous hemagglutinin N-terminal domain-containing protein, translating to MKTRRNSLPMRHATLLTLVAGSMLGVAREAVAGPEGAQVVRGQASFSRNGSTTTITAGNNAIINYNSFNIGQGEAVRFVQPGASSRVLNRITGSTPTKIEGTLTANGQVYLVNPAGVFFGQNSVVNTAGFYAAAGKISDADFLSGVNHFSNVTGPVVNQGMIDSGTVALIGARVANSGTIVANGGMVTTVVGNDVMIREGRGGIYVKVDGKQVNTAAGPVNANPGVAGTTASLENTGTISARGGIVTLAAGDALSLAIANKGMVSAPGGKVSVTSHSGTVRNTGTITASVESGQAGSVVVQAPRVINSGTVAAVSSSGASGYAEVTSSRETRLESGSVVSAAGGSGVADAGEVLIHSYHGGTTVAAGATVDVSGGELGGDGGFAEVSGAKLAVYGTVKGDTAEGYESATVLFDPFNIYIGNGKGNNDNEVDDGTVEDTDGPGDTFVITPDAIEGFNGDVRLEATNDIIVGENINKTNGGLTLEAGNDIRFGFEGDMSFEMLDIRANFLNFKAGHSIVDNRLLGTALTATAGDIITEGTTGDVDFGLATVPNGRTLSITQAQSKFVGASEFGFVGNPTGTNLVVRITDGFLIFGGDFGGTSGYQNILSVDAHATEFLRVEDDLDIGTTANLRSNGNVEIDGFIHAGQSINLHAGQDGTGDVKFISAGQSLWGDTIALRAGSNTGLATARVDALTNSPTFAASAGPGTRPQSFTFEQDAAITNADLPTADQFGSMLMGMTYVVRSNDSSVTVSNGSYFDATSLTLDSETGSFINDPLNVFSLDVFGDAILSADVSSIGDQHYHDATWLVGDRTLSASTVIFDGPVNPYVTISNITEGEPGVAAPQASLTINGNMVDHGAIGNILPLDFLHVTGSTFMDGGLVHTLGDQMYDGSVILGADQLLESDEDGTIRFGDTVDGAFDLTVRTTEGGLIVFNGDVGGQTALVDITLSTAGEDGSREVPDKATIVGERSISIRSRDFTMGQNEKFTTLGDLLINSSRQATLGDLVTVGDMTVIAPTIRLLRREAATLIRVGEGEVGDRGLDFVAGGEIDFQGDVRLGGPAGSPAPTFADADGVIGDPVVNLFEITQSKTSETSLSALVLDGQVLDQKTTPAVAPPPPPPPPPPPPPPPPPPPPPPPPPADELAGAVPPPPRFRDTVQPKVYDVGLLTQLGIAGRGVRLEEARAALGGRYEYNDMPADIEDFGGSRAFAATRVDIESVMRVAAAYRQVIGTTPERTGEVSQALSDAAGRYFTLTQATDVDPAAFRNYLETTPEERATLAQVQQLENLLADIRRLGLAEVEYRQARSRVLSQIASDKLPADVLARAIEKPRS from the coding sequence ATGAAGACTCGTCGCAACAGCCTGCCCATGCGTCACGCCACGCTGCTGACCCTGGTCGCCGGTTCGATGCTCGGCGTCGCACGGGAGGCGGTCGCCGGGCCCGAGGGGGCGCAGGTCGTCCGCGGCCAGGCGAGCTTCAGCCGCAACGGGTCGACCACGACCATCACCGCCGGCAACAACGCGATCATCAACTACAACAGCTTCAACATCGGTCAGGGCGAGGCCGTGCGGTTCGTGCAGCCCGGCGCCAGCAGCCGCGTGCTCAACCGCATCACCGGCAGTACCCCGACTAAGATCGAGGGCACGCTGACCGCCAATGGCCAGGTGTACCTGGTCAACCCCGCGGGTGTGTTCTTCGGCCAGAACTCGGTGGTGAACACGGCCGGCTTCTATGCCGCCGCGGGCAAGATTTCTGACGCCGACTTCCTGTCGGGCGTCAACCACTTCTCGAACGTGACCGGCCCTGTGGTGAACCAGGGCATGATCGACTCGGGCACGGTCGCTCTGATTGGCGCCCGCGTGGCGAACTCGGGCACCATCGTCGCCAACGGCGGAATGGTGACCACGGTCGTCGGCAATGACGTGATGATCCGCGAAGGCCGCGGCGGCATCTATGTGAAGGTTGACGGCAAGCAGGTCAACACCGCAGCGGGCCCGGTAAACGCCAACCCTGGCGTCGCTGGAACCACCGCGTCCCTTGAGAACACCGGCACCATCTCCGCCCGCGGCGGCATCGTGACCCTCGCTGCGGGCGACGCCCTGTCGCTCGCCATTGCCAACAAGGGCATGGTCAGCGCCCCCGGCGGCAAGGTGAGCGTCACCAGCCACAGCGGCACCGTCCGCAACACGGGCACGATCACCGCGAGCGTCGAGAGCGGCCAGGCCGGCTCCGTCGTGGTGCAGGCCCCGCGCGTGATCAACAGCGGCACGGTCGCGGCCGTCTCGAGCAGCGGCGCTTCGGGCTACGCCGAGGTGACCAGCTCCCGCGAGACGCGTCTGGAGAGCGGCAGCGTGGTCTCGGCCGCGGGCGGCAGCGGCGTGGCTGATGCCGGCGAGGTGCTCATCCACAGCTATCACGGCGGCACGACGGTGGCCGCGGGGGCGACCGTCGATGTGTCCGGCGGCGAACTGGGCGGCGACGGCGGCTTTGCCGAGGTCAGCGGCGCCAAGCTCGCAGTGTACGGCACCGTGAAGGGCGACACCGCCGAGGGCTACGAGAGCGCGACCGTGCTCTTTGACCCCTTCAACATCTACATCGGCAACGGCAAGGGCAACAACGACAACGAGGTCGACGACGGCACGGTGGAGGACACCGACGGCCCCGGCGATACGTTTGTGATTACGCCCGACGCGATTGAGGGCTTCAACGGCGACGTCCGCCTCGAGGCCACCAACGACATCATCGTCGGCGAGAACATCAACAAGACCAACGGCGGCCTGACCCTGGAGGCCGGCAACGACATCCGCTTCGGCTTCGAGGGCGACATGTCCTTCGAGATGCTGGACATCCGTGCCAACTTCCTCAACTTCAAGGCCGGGCACAGCATCGTGGACAACCGCCTCCTGGGCACCGCCCTCACCGCCACGGCGGGCGACATCATCACCGAGGGCACGACGGGCGATGTGGACTTCGGCCTCGCCACCGTCCCCAACGGGCGCACGCTGTCGATCACCCAGGCCCAGAGCAAGTTCGTCGGCGCCAGCGAGTTCGGCTTCGTCGGCAACCCCACGGGCACCAACCTGGTGGTGCGGATCACCGACGGCTTCCTGATCTTCGGCGGCGACTTCGGCGGCACCAGCGGCTACCAGAACATTCTGAGCGTGGATGCCCACGCGACTGAGTTCCTCCGCGTCGAGGACGACCTGGACATCGGCACCACCGCGAACCTCCGCAGCAACGGAAACGTGGAGATCGACGGGTTCATCCACGCCGGCCAGTCCATCAACCTGCACGCGGGGCAGGATGGCACGGGCGATGTCAAGTTCATTTCCGCGGGCCAGAGCCTGTGGGGCGACACCATCGCCCTCCGCGCTGGCAGCAACACCGGCCTGGCCACCGCCCGCGTGGACGCCCTGACCAACTCGCCCACCTTCGCCGCGAGCGCCGGCCCCGGCACCCGCCCGCAGTCCTTCACTTTCGAGCAGGACGCGGCCATCACCAACGCGGACCTGCCCACCGCCGACCAGTTCGGCTCGATGCTGATGGGCATGACGTACGTCGTGCGCTCCAACGACTCGTCGGTCACGGTGAGCAACGGCTCGTACTTCGACGCCACCTCGCTCACGCTCGACAGCGAAACCGGCTCGTTCATCAACGACCCGCTGAACGTCTTTTCGCTGGATGTGTTCGGGGACGCCATCCTCTCCGCCGACGTCTCCTCGATCGGCGACCAGCACTACCACGACGCGACCTGGCTCGTGGGCGACCGCACCCTGAGCGCGTCGACGGTGATCTTCGACGGCCCGGTCAACCCCTACGTCACCATCAGCAACATCACCGAGGGCGAGCCCGGCGTGGCCGCGCCCCAGGCCTCACTCACGATCAACGGCAACATGGTCGACCATGGGGCCATTGGCAACATCCTGCCCCTGGACTTCCTGCACGTCACCGGCTCCACCTTCATGGACGGTGGGCTCGTGCACACGCTGGGCGATCAGATGTACGACGGCTCGGTGATCCTCGGCGCCGACCAGCTCCTGGAGAGCGACGAGGACGGTACCATCCGCTTCGGCGACACGGTGGACGGCGCGTTCGACCTCACCGTGCGCACCACCGAGGGCGGGCTCATCGTGTTCAATGGCGATGTCGGCGGCCAGACGGCCCTCGTCGACATCACCCTGAGCACCGCCGGCGAGGACGGCAGCCGCGAGGTCCCGGACAAGGCCACCATCGTCGGCGAGCGCTCGATCTCCATACGCTCTCGCGACTTCACCATGGGCCAGAACGAGAAGTTCACGACCCTGGGCGACCTGCTCATCAACTCGAGCCGCCAAGCCACGCTCGGCGATCTGGTGACCGTCGGCGACATGACCGTGATCGCCCCGACGATCCGCCTGCTGCGGCGCGAGGCCGCGACGCTCATCCGCGTGGGCGAGGGCGAGGTCGGCGACCGCGGCCTTGACTTCGTCGCGGGCGGCGAGATCGACTTCCAGGGTGACGTGAGGCTCGGGGGTCCTGCGGGCTCACCCGCGCCCACGTTCGCCGACGCCGACGGCGTGATCGGCGACCCCGTGGTCAACCTGTTCGAGATCACGCAGAGCAAGACCAGCGAGACGAGCCTCTCGGCCCTCGTGCTCGACGGCCAGGTGCTGGACCAGAAGACCACGCCCGCCGTCGCACCGCCACCGCCGCCTCCCCCTCCTCCGCCGCCTCCTCCGCCGCCCCCCCCGCCGCCGCCTCCGCCCCCGCCGCCCGCGGACGAGCTGGCCGGCGCGGTGCCGCCCCCGCCGCGCTTCCGCGACACCGTGCAGCCCAAGGTCTACGACGTCGGCCTGCTCACCCAGCTGGGCATCGCCGGGCGCGGCGTGCGGCTCGAGGAGGCCCGCGCGGCCCTCGGCGGGCGCTACGAGTACAACGACATGCCCGCGGACATCGAGGACTTCGGCGGCAGCCGTGCCTTCGCCGCGACCCGTGTCGATATCGAGTCGGTCATGCGGGTGGCCGCGGCGTACCGGCAGGTGATCGGCACCACGCCCGAGCGCACCGGCGAGGTGAGCCAGGCCCTCAGCGACGCCGCGGGCCGCTACTTCACCCTCACGCAGGCCACGGACGTGGACCCCGCCGCGTTCCGCAACTACCTCGAGACCACCCCCGAGGAGCGGGCGACGCTGGCGCAGGTGCAGCAGCTCGAGAACCTGCTGGCGGACATCCGCCGGCTGGGCCTCGCCGAAGTCGAGTACCGCCAGGCCCGCTCACGGGTGCTCTCGCAGATAGCGTCGGACAAGCTGCCGGCCGATGTGCTGGCGCGGGCGATCGAGAAGCCGCGGTCATGA
- a CDS encoding 3-dehydroquinate synthase family protein, translating to MPIRVQLGARSYDVHVGQGLLARAGEVARGALATPGTRATIIADSNVPAAMVDSAERSLAAAGFATTRLPIAGGEPCKTLANAEVLLQQLAVVRHERTDPIIAIGGGALCDLAGFVAATYRRGVPVIHCPTTLLAMVDASVGGKTGVNLWVNGSLKKNVVGVFWQPAGVIVDVDMLRSLPAREFRSGIAECLKHGLIAGHTGDDALWEWTLANLASVTAIEGGPLTELINRNVQVKATVVAGDEREEAADRDGGRALLNLGHTFGHVIESLTDLRHGECVGLGLIAAATASAGLGLAPRALAEVVRKAVQAAGLPTSAPSLPEVGRLIDLMREDKKTLGGDLRIVVPLPDGRAAVIRNPEREAVQAGWDAICAYR from the coding sequence ATGCCGATCCGCGTCCAACTGGGTGCCCGCAGCTACGACGTGCATGTCGGGCAGGGGCTGCTCGCCCGTGCTGGAGAGGTCGCACGCGGTGCGCTCGCGACGCCCGGCACTCGGGCGACAATCATCGCCGACTCGAACGTGCCCGCGGCAATGGTCGATTCAGCCGAGCGGTCGCTCGCTGCGGCGGGGTTCGCAACCACGCGGCTTCCAATCGCGGGTGGTGAGCCGTGCAAGACGCTGGCAAACGCCGAGGTGCTGCTCCAGCAGCTCGCGGTTGTCCGGCATGAGCGCACCGACCCGATCATCGCGATCGGCGGCGGCGCACTCTGCGATCTGGCCGGGTTCGTGGCCGCAACCTACCGGCGCGGCGTGCCTGTGATCCACTGCCCCACCACGCTGCTGGCGATGGTCGACGCGAGCGTCGGCGGGAAAACCGGCGTGAACTTGTGGGTGAACGGCTCGCTCAAGAAGAACGTGGTCGGGGTGTTCTGGCAGCCCGCGGGCGTGATCGTTGATGTCGACATGCTCCGATCGCTTCCCGCGCGTGAGTTCCGGTCGGGGATCGCGGAGTGCCTCAAGCACGGGCTGATTGCTGGACACACCGGTGACGACGCGCTCTGGGAGTGGACGCTTGCGAACCTTGCCTCGGTCACCGCGATCGAGGGAGGCCCGCTTACCGAGCTGATCAATCGCAACGTGCAGGTGAAGGCAACTGTGGTCGCAGGCGATGAACGCGAGGAAGCGGCGGACCGAGACGGTGGACGAGCCCTGCTCAACCTTGGCCACACGTTCGGCCACGTGATTGAGTCGCTGACCGACTTGCGCCACGGCGAATGCGTGGGGCTAGGCCTCATCGCGGCCGCGACTGCATCGGCCGGCCTGGGGCTTGCGCCTCGCGCGCTTGCGGAAGTCGTTCGCAAGGCTGTGCAGGCTGCGGGCCTTCCCACATCGGCACCGAGTCTTCCTGAGGTTGGTCGCCTGATCGACCTCATGCGCGAGGACAAAAAGACGCTCGGTGGCGACCTTCGCATTGTCGTGCCGCTTCCAGATGGACGCGCGGCGGTGATCCGCAATCCCGAGCGAGAGGCGGTTCAGGCGGGGTGGGATGCGATTTGTGCGTACCGCTAG
- a CDS encoding SIMPL domain-containing protein: protein MNLTTSRRLSRTAILAALALMPLSASAQDITRPGRALPPDASGTLAASEVKETTISSNGTARVERTPDYVDISVGVSIISKTASEAQAEANKAMDAALKAIRALNLPDLELQTGTVQLTPRYDEYRPSNGLEVRQIVAYDASIMVRVRTSDLKAVPKTIDAALSAGCNRVDYVSFGIREAIAAREEAIKLAVQAARRKAAVLAEALDLEITSVETATTTSQMGGWYPRYGQMAQMSNRMGGESGGAGGEEPVVPGKVEVWADANITFTAKPAGGAAKKP from the coding sequence ATGAACCTCACCACCAGTCGCCGCCTCTCCCGGACCGCGATCCTCGCCGCCCTTGCCCTCATGCCGCTGAGCGCCTCGGCGCAGGACATCACCCGTCCCGGGCGCGCCCTGCCTCCCGATGCCTCTGGCACACTCGCCGCAAGCGAAGTGAAGGAGACCACCATCAGCTCCAACGGCACCGCCCGCGTGGAGCGCACGCCCGACTACGTCGACATCTCCGTGGGCGTGTCGATCATCTCGAAGACCGCGTCGGAGGCGCAGGCGGAGGCCAACAAGGCGATGGACGCCGCGCTGAAGGCGATCCGCGCTCTGAACCTGCCGGACCTGGAGCTGCAGACCGGCACCGTGCAGCTCACCCCCAGGTACGACGAGTACCGGCCCAGCAATGGCCTGGAGGTGCGACAGATCGTCGCGTATGACGCAAGCATCATGGTCCGCGTCCGCACGTCGGACCTGAAGGCGGTGCCGAAGACCATCGACGCCGCGCTCAGCGCCGGCTGCAACCGCGTGGACTACGTGTCCTTCGGCATCCGCGAGGCGATCGCAGCCCGCGAGGAGGCGATCAAGCTCGCGGTGCAGGCGGCCCGCCGCAAGGCCGCGGTGCTGGCCGAGGCGCTCGACCTGGAGATTACCAGCGTGGAGACCGCGACGACAACATCGCAGATGGGCGGTTGGTACCCCCGCTACGGGCAGATGGCGCAGATGAGCAACCGCATGGGCGGCGAGTCCGGGGGCGCTGGCGGTGAGGAGCCGGTGGTGCCCGGCAAGGTCGAAGTGTGGGCGGATGCGAACATCACGTTCACGGCCAAGCCCGCGGGCGGGGCGGCGAAGAAGCCCTGA